A segment of the Brevibacterium zhoupengii genome:
GTACCGGATTCGGTGAGCAGCAAAGCGGTCTCCTCGGCCAACTGCGCACTGTCGCAGGTCTACTACGGCTGCCTTCTGGGCGAAGTGTCGTATGGGGACAAAGTCGTCATTCTTGGCGCTGGTGGCCTGGGCGTGTGCGCATCAGCAGTCGCGTCGAGCAAGGGTGCAGAGGTGTTCGTCGCCGAAATGGTGCCGGGACGGCTTGCCAAGGCGAAGGAGTTCGGTGCCCACCACACCATCGATCTCAGCGTCGCCGACGACGGCAACGGGCGAGTCGATCTCGTGCGTGAGGCAACCGGTGGGGGAGCCGACGTCGTCATCGACCTCACAGGCGTTCCCGATGCCTTCTCCGAATCTGCGCGGATCGCCAGAAGCGGTGGAATCGTCGTCGAGATCGGCAACATCTCACCGAATAAGTACACCCAGTTCGACCCGGGGCTGTTCACTCGCACGGGCGTGCAGATTCGTGCGGCGATACGGTACCCAGTCGAAGTGCTGGGCCGAGCAGTCAAATTCATCGAATCGACTCCTCAGTTCCCCTGGGAGTCGTTGGTCGATAAGGACTTCACCTTCGACCAGGTGAACGAAGCAGTAGCGGCGGCTGAAGCCAAACAGGTAACGCGTGCCGGAATAGTCATCTGAGCGACCTCCACAACTGAAGCGCGTTTTTGCTGCTGATCGACTTCCGCAGCCGCGAATCAATCCCGCCGGCCCCGAAGACGGTAACCGTTCCCGGGGCCGGCGGCACTCACACAGAAAGTGTAGAAATGAACCTCACCACAGCATTCATCGATGGAACCTCCGCGACACCAGCGGGAACCTACGACAACATCGATCCGGCAACCGGAGAATGCATCGGCACAGTTGTCAGAAGCGGCAAGGACACGATTGACTCTGCTGTCGGAGCGGCTCGTCGCGCGCAACCATCGTGGGCACGGACGAAGACTGAAGACCGCGCCGACCTCATGCATGCATTCGCCGATCTGATCCTCAGCCATGCCGATGAGCTGGCGAAGCTGGAGACGGAAGACACCGGAAAGCCACTGACCCAGTCGCGGACCGATGCCGTAGTCACCGCTCGTTACTTCAAGTTCTACGGTCGAACGATCGAAGCCTATTACGGTGACTACCTTCCCGTTGACGAGGGCTTCCACGCCTTCAGCAGGCGCCAACCTCTGGGAGTCTGCGGCAGCATTGTGGCGTGGAACTATCCCATGCAGCTGTTCGGGCGCGCAGTCGCACCAGCCGTCGTGACCGGCAATACCATCGTGCTCAAGCCCGCAGATGAAACGCCTCGGACAGCCGTCCGATTGGCCGAATTAGCATCAGAGGCAGGTTTCCCGCCCGGTGTGATCAACATCGTTCCCGGTATCGGCACCGAGGCGGGGCAAGCGTTGGCAGAGCACCCTGACCTTGACCACATCGGATTCGTCGGGTCCAACCCGGTGGGCAAGATCATCGCAGCCAGTGCCGCGGAGAACCTCATACCTGCCACCCTCGAGCTGGGCGGAAAGTCTCCCCACATCGTATTCCCGGATGCGGACCTGGACACTGTCGCCAGCTTCATCACCAAAGGCATCCTTCAGAACGCGGGGCAGACGTGCTCTGCCGGTTCGCGCCTGATCGTCCATAAGTCGATCGCTGAGGAACTCTATGCCAAGTTGGCGAAGAAGTTCGAGGCCACGAGCATCGGATCCGGCATGGACGACATGGACCTCGGACCGCTGGTGTCGACGAAGCAGCAGAACCGTGTCAAGACTTTCGTTGAGGAGGCAGAGGGCGAGTTGATCGTCGGCGGGGGTATCCCTCAGGACCGACCAGTCGGTGCGTATTACTCGCCGACGATCATCGCTCGAGTCGATCCATCGTCAAAGATTGCCAACGAAGAGGTCTTCGGACCGGTGCTCGTCACCATGGAGTTCGACAGTGAGGACGAAGCTGTCGGAATCGCCAATGGGACCGACTATGCGCTCATGGCCGCAGTTTGGACAAACGACGTATCACGAGCGCACCGCATGGCATTGGCTGTCGAAGCAGGACAGGTCTACGTCAATGCATTCGGAGCGGGCGGGGGAGTGGAATATCCCTTCGGCGGGTTCAAGAAATCCGGGCACGGACGAGAGAAGGGCTATGAGGCGCTTGACGGGTACACAGCCACGAAGACCGTGATCATGAAGCTGTAGACTGACGTGGCACAGCGGCAGGACACTCTTAGAAAATAGAGTTCGTCCGTCGCTCATTTTCCATCAGTCAACGCCGACTCACTGTCCGTACCGGTTTACAGGGATCAGAATGCCGCTTATTTTCAATGACGATGACAAACTTGGGACTCTGGCCTACGGCTCGCGATCAAACTACGTTGCCGCCGAGATCCGAGAACTCATCGTCTCCGGCATTCTGATCCCGCGTGAACATCTGCGCATTGATGAAGTCGCGGAGTTCTTCAAGGTCTCAGCGACCCCGGTCCGCGAAGCACTGCATCTGCTTCATGCCGAAGGCCTCATCGATCGGTCAGCCGGGAGCGGATTCCGGGTCCACCCTCTGACCGGGCAAGACATTGAAGACATCTTCTTGGCGCATTCGTTCGTCGCCGGAGAGTTGGCGGCGCGAGCGGTGCCGAACATTACAGCGGACGACATGAGGGAGCTGCGAGCGATCAATCATGACACTCTTGCCCTCATCGAGCGCGATCAATTGAACAGGCTCAATGAGGTCAACATGGGGTTTCACCAGCTGATCAATCGCGCGGCGAATTCGCCACGACTGAAATGGCTGACGTCGTTCTACCTGAAGTACATGCCGCAGAGACGATACGGACTGATCAGCAGGTGGCCTGAGATCACCGCGAACAGCCAAAAGAATCTGATTGCAGCGTTACATGATTCCGACGTTGACGCAGCCAGAACAGCTGCGGAAAACAACGTGTTGAACGCTGGACGAGCTCTCGCAATGCACTTCTCGGAGAAGGTGCGTGATTCGCAGCAGAATTCCGAGGACGACGCCGAAGACCCAACGTCGAGCGCGGGCGGCGGCGGTGACGAAAACACCATCCGATAAACTCATGTGAATGTCGAGAATTACGTGCCCTGACCTGAGTTCGAAAGTCGTCACCGCGGACAAAGCGGCTGTTCACATCGGTCACGGCGACCGCGTCGCCATGAGCGGGTTCACCGGTTCGGGGTACCCGAAATCTGTGCCCGGGGCGATTGCCGAGCAGGCTCGTCGCGAACACGACGAAGGTCGCGATTTCGGCATCGAACTGTGGACCGGTGCCTCGACCGCACCAGAACTCGACGGAGTGCTCGCCGAGGCGGGAGCCGTGAGCAAGCGACTGCCATTCCAGTCGGACCCGGCAATGCGAAAATCGATCAACGCCGGCGACACCGAATACGTCGACACACACCTCAGCCATTCGGCCCAGCAGGCCTGGTTCGGCTTCTACGGCAACCTCGACGTCGCCGTCGTCGAAGTCGCAGCGATCCTGCCCAACGGTCTGCTGGTTCCCGGCAGCTCGGTGGGCAACTCGAAGACCTGGCTCGACCTGGCCGACAAGGTCATTCTCGAGGTCAACGACTGGCACCCGCGCTCCTACGAAGGCTTCCACGACGTCTACTACGGCACCCGCCGCCCACCCGAGCGTCTGCCCATCCAACTGCTGGAACCGATGCAGCGCATCGGCGACCCCTACCTGCGCGTGGATCCATCCAAGGTCGTTGCCGTCGTTGAGACGAACGCCCCTGACCGGAACCTGCCGTTCAAAGCAGCCGACGAGGATTCGAAGGCGATTGCCGCCCACCTCGTGGACTTCCTGCGCCACGAGATCACAGCCGACAGACTGCCACCCGAACTGCTGCCGCTGCAGTCGGGCGTCGGCAATGTCGCCAACGCCGTGATGGGCAACCTGGCCGACAGCGAATTCGAAGGCCTGACCGCCTACACGGAGGTCATCCAGGACGGGATGCTCGACCTTATCGACAACGGGAAACTCGCCTCCGTCTCGGCGACAGCCTTCTCACTCTCGGCCGAGCGGGCCGCGGACTTCAACGAGAACATCGAGTCCTACAAGGGGCGCATCCTCCTGCGCACGCAGGAGATGTCGAACCATCCGGAGGCCATCCGCCGCCTCGGCGTCATTGCGATCAACGGAATGGTCGAGGCCGATATCTACGGCAATGTGAACTCCACCCACGTCATGGGCTCGTCGATCATCAACGGCATCGGCGGATCCGGCGACTTCGCCCGCAACGCCTACCTCAACTTCTTCGTGTCGAACTCGGTGGCCAAGGATGGTGCGATCTCGTCGATCGTGCCCTTCGCCAGCCACATCGACCACACCGAACACGACACTCAGATCCTCGTCACCGAGCAGGGACTGGCCGATCTGCGCGGACTTTCCCCGGTGGCCCGAGCCCGCAAGATCATCGCCAACTGTGCGCACCCGGACTACAGGGACCGCCTCGGCGATTATCTGGATCGGGCGATCGCAGAGAATCCGAACGGACGGCACACCCCGCATCTGCTGGGCGAGGCTCTGTCTTGGCATGGGAATTTCCAGGCCAACGGGAGTATGTGACGTCTGCCTGTGCGGTTGCCCGATTCAGGGTGCCGAACTATTCGTCGATCCCGCACCACCTATTCGTCGATCCCGCACCATTCGGCGATGAAGAGAGCCATGGACTTCGTGCACCTGCGCACTGATTCGATGCTCACGCGCTCGTCGAATCCGTGGATGCTCTCCGAGACGGGGCCGTAGACCAGCGTCGGCATCTGGCCGTAGTTGATGAAGACCCGACCGTCGAGATAGCCGGGAGTGGTGAAACTGGTGAGCTCGGCGCCGAAGGCTTGCTGGTGAGTGCGTTCGAGCAGCTCTTCGGCATCGCTGCCGGGCTCGAGGACGTAGCCGTCGGCGTAGAACCCGTTGGGAGTCAGGACAGTTTCAAAGGTCGGGTGTGAACGCGCTCCGGCATCACTCACGCACTTTTCGACCTCGGCCCAGGCATCATCGGCGTTCGTTCCGGGATAGGTGGCCACGCGGACCTGGAGTTCGCACCAGGCAGGCACGCTCGAGGGCCAGTCGCCGCCGCGGATCTCCCCGAAGTTGAAATTGATGGGATGGTCGAGATCCTCGAAATACGGATGCTCGGCCTTGCGGTCATTCCAGGTCTGTTCAAGCACGCGCAGAGCCTGCATCACATTGAACGCGGCATCGATGGCGTTGAAGCCGTTGGCCATCTCGCGCGGGTGAGTGGGGTTGCCGGTGACCCGGACCGTGAACCAGAGGACCCCCACATTGGCTCTGACCAGGGCATCTTCCTCAGGCTCAGAGATGATGACCGCGTCCGCGGTGTATCCGCGCAACAGAGCGGCCAAGGATCCGTTTCCGGTGCATTCCTCTTCGACGACTGACTGGAGGTGAACACGACCGGTGAGGTCGAAGCCGGCTTTACGGATGGCATCGAAGGCGAACAGGTTCGCGACGAGCCCTGCCTTCATATCTCCGGCACCGCGGCCATACATCCAACCATCGGCCACCTCGGCGTCCCACGGAGAACGAGACCATTTCTCCTCCGGTCCCTGCGGCACGACATCGATGTGGCCGTTGAGGATCAGGGACTTCCCGACGTCCTGGGTGGGCTGGTACGTGCCGACGACATTGGTCATCCCTGTGTAGTCGACGGTGGAGGGGCCGAAGCCCGGGTGTGCCTTCAGCTCGGGGGAGTCGATGGCCCACCGGTCGGTGTCAAGGCCGAGCCTGTGCAGGTGGGACTCGATCAGATCCTGTGCCGGTTCCTCATGTTCACGTTTGGACGGCGAGTTCACCAGCTCGGCGGTCGCCGCCAGCTGTTCGTCGAATTGGGCGTCGACTGCCGCGAGGATTCGTTGTTGTGCGTCCTTGGTGATCATCGGTTCTCCTTCGAGCGCTGCTCGTTCAGGTTTCGGGTGCTGATTCGAGACTAGGGGAGCGCGGGTAGATGGTCATTGGACGAATGTCTCGGCTTTGAGCATCGAGATGTGCATTTGAACCTCCGAGCCGGACAGCGTCGATCAGCACCACTAGGTGTCTTGGGTCAAGATCAGCGCGATCGCGGCATCACGGGGAATGGTCACGTCCAGACCAGTGATGTCGTGGAAGGACTGCAGACGTTTGAACACGGTGTTCCTATGGACATAGAGCGAGTCAGCTGCCTCCTGAACCGAACCGTTTTCCAGGTAGGCGGCGATGGTTGCGGCCAGACGCTTCAACCTCCCGTTGAGCCCTTCGCCCACCGAGGTGGCAAAATCGCCGAGCAGTTCATGCTCGAAGCCGCTGATGCGAGTCTCCACCGCAGTGCGGACGATGGCGGCGAATCCTTCCTTCAACGTGACCGCAGAGCGACCCGGATGAAGCTCGCCGAGGTGTTTGGCCAGTGCCGCTGCCCGTGACACCTGCCCCAATCCGTCGATCTTCGAGATGTATCCGCCTGCGAGTTCGGGCAGTTCGTCGACCAGGGTGATCAGCTTGCGCCGATGTCGGAACAGATAGGTCATCTGTTCGTCTTCGTAGGAATGCGCCTCGAGGGCCGGGAAGCTCTCCTCCAGATCGTCGGTTACGACATCGGTGGGAAGTGCAATGAGTTCGAATTCACCGTCGCCTCTCATGCCAAGCACATTGGCGATGGCACTGATGTCGTCATCGTCGGCGTGACCGGAGAACAGTTTTGTCAGAGCACGTTCGCGGGCGGTTCTGCGCGAACGCGCCATTTCCCCCGTCTCGTTGAGAAAGGACTGCTGCACTTCTGTCGCATATCTTTCCACCACGTCGAGGACGCGTTCCCCGTAGTCCATGAGCACCCCGGTGAGATCTGGTTGCGCGGCCCGATGGAGTGCTCGCCATAGCACCCGAAAGTTGATGCGCACAGCCTCAGTGAATTGATCGACTCGCAGGCCCTGCCTGGCACGTCGTCGTCCCAGAGCATCTGGAAGGGACGATTCGTCGGCCGTATGTTCAGCGGTTGAGAGTCGACGGAGGAAAAGGTCGAAGACCTGCTCAGCGGTGCCGGTGAGATCGGAGACGGGAACACGACCGTGGTTGTAGCCTTCATGCTGAGTAAGTTCGGCAATGAAGTCGTTGAGAAGCTGCGGGGTGTCCTGTCGCACTCGCTCGAGGAGTTCATGCCAAAGCGGATCGTTCATACTGCATTGTTGCATCGAGGGACTCAAGCCTGGTGAGTTGAGGGACCTGGCCGAGACGAACGGACGCCTGGTCAGGGAGTTCACGGTGTCAGCACCCTCGACAGGTCAGGACTCACCTCGTGAGAATCGTCGGCACCGCTGCGACCACCCAAGCCAATCCGGGACCGATGAGGCACATGAGGCCGGCATATCCGATCATCTGCTTGTAGTAGCGGTCACGGATCGTTGAGTGCACATTGGCCAGCAGCATGGCACCGTTGGTCGAGAACGGGCTGATGTCGACGATGGTTGCCGCGATCGCCAGCGCGGCAACGAAGCCTCCCACGTGGACGTCGCCTGATTCGAGAAACGGCACGGCCAGGGCGATGACGACGCCGATGATCGCCAAGGATGACGCCAGTGCAGAGATGAGGCCTGACATGTAGAAGAGCAGCAGGGCAGCCAGCAGAGGGATGCCGATCGCCGAGATCCCGGCGGAAACCCACTCGACAGTGCCCGCGGCTTGGAGAACCGAAATGTAGGTGAGCACCCCGGTGATGAGGATGACGACCGACCAGGACACCTTGGTCATCGCGGCCTTGCCCGCTGCCGGGTTGATGAAGGTGAGCACGATGGCGATCGTGATCGTCACGATCCCGACATCCCAGCTGAAGATCAGCACGGACAGTGCCATGGCGATCAGCCCGATCAGGGTCGGAACCTGGCTTCGCGTCAAGCGGATGGTGTCGGTTTCGACTGCGGAGGTCCCGGTTTCGGGACTCTTGGTTTCGGCGGACAAGGCGTCGTCCGCCTCGGCGCGCAATCCGGGTCGACGATGCAGGACGAAGTAGACGACGAGAGCGAAGACCAGGTTGAAGATCAGCGGCGCCAAGAACAACGACAACGGGGTCGGAGTCAGGCCATTCTTGGCGAGGTAGTCGTTGATGAAGATGCCATAGACGCTGATGGGGGAGAAGGCGCCGGCCAATGTGCCGTGGACGACGAGGAGGCCGACCATGAACTGATTGATCCGATGCTTACGCGCGAACGACAATGCCAGCGGGGCGATGATGGCCACGGCGAAGAGTGCGCCCAGTGCGATCAGAATCGCGGTGAGGGCGAAGAAGATCCACGGCATGAGCGAGGTCCGGCCGCCGACGAGCCTGACGCACCAATGGACGATGACCTCGATGACGCCGTTGTTCTGAGCAAACCCGAACAGATAAGTCAGGCCCACGAGCGTGAGGAACAAGTCGACAGGGAATCCGGCGAGGAATTCCTCCGGCGCTTGGTGGAGGACGAGTCCGCCGACCCCTGCCGCAGCAACAAAGCCCAGCAGGCCCATGTTGATGTCGCGCCAGGTGCCGATAACAAACATCAGTCCGAGGACGATCACGCAGATCAGTTCAGCACTCATGGGAGCAGCGTCTCCTTCATCTTCACAATTGCGATTGCCGGCGTCACGTTATTGCGCGACACGGTTGTGCCGGGTGTCTTTTGCGGCGGGCGCAGTTGCAGCGTGGCTGGCTGCGACCGGGTGCGGTTGCAGCGTGGCTGCAGATGAAACCGCACGTCACACGCTCCTCAACCTAAACGAAATCTCACTTACTGACCGCGCTATCTCGCAATGTAGGCGGTGGTGGGGTGACTTCGGTTCGGCTCTCGAGGCGGCATACGTAGTGGATAGCTGTTGCAGAAATCTATCCAATCCGGACAGTGCGCTGGATCACCAGATCATTAGAGTTTCACTCAGC
Coding sequences within it:
- a CDS encoding zinc-binding dehydrogenase, whose translation is MESTRGKLTVLQTIDNLEFREYEVPEPVEGGMVLKMIRANVCGSDVHIRHGSHPLVREGCAMGHEGVGQIDKLSPSVTSDWAGEPLTAGDRVVATYFQACHRCPECNNGHPNICRNAYTGWSTQADDAQHFYGTFATHYSIGSHQAVYKVPDSVSSKAVSSANCALSQVYYGCLLGEVSYGDKVVILGAGGLGVCASAVASSKGAEVFVAEMVPGRLAKAKEFGAHHTIDLSVADDGNGRVDLVREATGGGADVVIDLTGVPDAFSESARIARSGGIVVEIGNISPNKYTQFDPGLFTRTGVQIRAAIRYPVEVLGRAVKFIESTPQFPWESLVDKDFTFDQVNEAVAAAEAKQVTRAGIVI
- a CDS encoding aldehyde dehydrogenase family protein, with the protein product MNLTTAFIDGTSATPAGTYDNIDPATGECIGTVVRSGKDTIDSAVGAARRAQPSWARTKTEDRADLMHAFADLILSHADELAKLETEDTGKPLTQSRTDAVVTARYFKFYGRTIEAYYGDYLPVDEGFHAFSRRQPLGVCGSIVAWNYPMQLFGRAVAPAVVTGNTIVLKPADETPRTAVRLAELASEAGFPPGVINIVPGIGTEAGQALAEHPDLDHIGFVGSNPVGKIIAASAAENLIPATLELGGKSPHIVFPDADLDTVASFITKGILQNAGQTCSAGSRLIVHKSIAEELYAKLAKKFEATSIGSGMDDMDLGPLVSTKQQNRVKTFVEEAEGELIVGGGIPQDRPVGAYYSPTIIARVDPSSKIANEEVFGPVLVTMEFDSEDEAVGIANGTDYALMAAVWTNDVSRAHRMALAVEAGQVYVNAFGAGGGVEYPFGGFKKSGHGREKGYEALDGYTATKTVIMKL
- a CDS encoding GntR family transcriptional regulator, whose translation is MPLIFNDDDKLGTLAYGSRSNYVAAEIRELIVSGILIPREHLRIDEVAEFFKVSATPVREALHLLHAEGLIDRSAGSGFRVHPLTGQDIEDIFLAHSFVAGELAARAVPNITADDMRELRAINHDTLALIERDQLNRLNEVNMGFHQLINRAANSPRLKWLTSFYLKYMPQRRYGLISRWPEITANSQKNLIAALHDSDVDAARTAAENNVLNAGRALAMHFSEKVRDSQQNSEDDAEDPTSSAGGGGDENTIR
- a CDS encoding acetyl-CoA hydrolase/transferase family protein, with the translated sequence MSRITCPDLSSKVVTADKAAVHIGHGDRVAMSGFTGSGYPKSVPGAIAEQARREHDEGRDFGIELWTGASTAPELDGVLAEAGAVSKRLPFQSDPAMRKSINAGDTEYVDTHLSHSAQQAWFGFYGNLDVAVVEVAAILPNGLLVPGSSVGNSKTWLDLADKVILEVNDWHPRSYEGFHDVYYGTRRPPERLPIQLLEPMQRIGDPYLRVDPSKVVAVVETNAPDRNLPFKAADEDSKAIAAHLVDFLRHEITADRLPPELLPLQSGVGNVANAVMGNLADSEFEGLTAYTEVIQDGMLDLIDNGKLASVSATAFSLSAERAADFNENIESYKGRILLRTQEMSNHPEAIRRLGVIAINGMVEADIYGNVNSTHVMGSSIINGIGGSGDFARNAYLNFFVSNSVAKDGAISSIVPFASHIDHTEHDTQILVTEQGLADLRGLSPVARARKIIANCAHPDYRDRLGDYLDRAIAENPNGRHTPHLLGEALSWHGNFQANGSM
- a CDS encoding ArgE/DapE family deacylase; this encodes MITKDAQQRILAAVDAQFDEQLAATAELVNSPSKREHEEPAQDLIESHLHRLGLDTDRWAIDSPELKAHPGFGPSTVDYTGMTNVVGTYQPTQDVGKSLILNGHIDVVPQGPEEKWSRSPWDAEVADGWMYGRGAGDMKAGLVANLFAFDAIRKAGFDLTGRVHLQSVVEEECTGNGSLAALLRGYTADAVIISEPEEDALVRANVGVLWFTVRVTGNPTHPREMANGFNAIDAAFNVMQALRVLEQTWNDRKAEHPYFEDLDHPINFNFGEIRGGDWPSSVPAWCELQVRVATYPGTNADDAWAEVEKCVSDAGARSHPTFETVLTPNGFYADGYVLEPGSDAEELLERTHQQAFGAELTSFTTPGYLDGRVFINYGQMPTLVYGPVSESIHGFDERVSIESVRRCTKSMALFIAEWCGIDE
- a CDS encoding helix-turn-helix domain-containing protein: MNDPLWHELLERVRQDTPQLLNDFIAELTQHEGYNHGRVPVSDLTGTAEQVFDLFLRRLSTAEHTADESSLPDALGRRRARQGLRVDQFTEAVRINFRVLWRALHRAAQPDLTGVLMDYGERVLDVVERYATEVQQSFLNETGEMARSRRTARERALTKLFSGHADDDDISAIANVLGMRGDGEFELIALPTDVVTDDLEESFPALEAHSYEDEQMTYLFRHRRKLITLVDELPELAGGYISKIDGLGQVSRAAALAKHLGELHPGRSAVTLKEGFAAIVRTAVETRISGFEHELLGDFATSVGEGLNGRLKRLAATIAAYLENGSVQEAADSLYVHRNTVFKRLQSFHDITGLDVTIPRDAAIALILTQDT
- a CDS encoding SLC13 family permease → MSAELICVIVLGLMFVIGTWRDINMGLLGFVAAAGVGGLVLHQAPEEFLAGFPVDLFLTLVGLTYLFGFAQNNGVIEVIVHWCVRLVGGRTSLMPWIFFALTAILIALGALFAVAIIAPLALSFARKHRINQFMVGLLVVHGTLAGAFSPISVYGIFINDYLAKNGLTPTPLSLFLAPLIFNLVFALVVYFVLHRRPGLRAEADDALSAETKSPETGTSAVETDTIRLTRSQVPTLIGLIAMALSVLIFSWDVGIVTITIAIVLTFINPAAGKAAMTKVSWSVVILITGVLTYISVLQAAGTVEWVSAGISAIGIPLLAALLLFYMSGLISALASSLAIIGVVIALAVPFLESGDVHVGGFVAALAIAATIVDISPFSTNGAMLLANVHSTIRDRYYKQMIGYAGLMCLIGPGLAWVVAAVPTILTR